DNA sequence from the Stenotrophomonas sp. 24(2023) genome:
GAAGGGTCTGCGCCGGCCGCCCCAGCTTTTCTGACAGCTCGGTGGCCCAGTCGCGGACAACGATCATGGGAGGGCGAAGGGGTTTCATCTGCATGCGGTCAGGTTCCGGGTGTGCTTTCCGGACGGTACCACTGCCGCACGATCTTCGCTTTACCCTGCCCCGCCTCGCCCGCTGGGCCATGGCCAACGCCACGGCCCAGCGATGCTGCATGGCGTGGGCTCAGCCCTGCCCGGCCAGTTCAGCGCGGATGATTGCCGCACCGGCACTCAGGGCGTGCAGCTTGCCGCGGGCCACGCTGCGGGCCAGCGGGGCCATGCCGCAGTTGGTGGAGGGGTACAGCTTGTCGGCATCGACGAACTGCAGGGCCTTGCGCAGGGTGTTGGCCACCTCTTCCGGTGTTTCCACCGTGTTGGAGGCCACATCGATGGCGCCCACCATCACCTTCTTGCCGCGCACCAGCTCGATCAGGTCGATCGGCACGTGCGAGTTGTGGCACTCCAGCGAGATGATGTCGATGTTGGAGGTCTGCAGCTTCGGGAACGACTCTTCGTACTGGCGCCATTCCGAACCGAGCGTCTGCTTCCAGTCGGTGTTGGCCTTGATGCCGTAGCCGTAGCAGATGTGCACGGCGGTTTCGCACTTCAGGCCTTCGATGGCGCGTTCCAGCGTGGCCACGCCCCAGTCGTTCACTTCATCGAAGAACACGTTGAAGGCCGGCTCATCGAACTGGATGATGTCCACGCCGGCCGCTTCCAGCTCGCGCGCTTCCTGGTTGAGGATCTTGGCGAATTCCCAGGCCAGCTTTTCGCGGCTCTTGTAGTGGGCGTCGTACAGGGTGTCGATCATGGTCATCGGGCCCGGCAGCGCCCACTTGATCGGTTGCTTGGTCTGCGTGCGCAGGAACCTGGCGTCTTCCACGAACACCGGCTTGGGGCGGCTGACGGCACCGACCACGGTCGGCACGCTGGCATCGTAGCGGTCGCGGATGCGCACGGTTTCGCGCTTCTCGAAATCGACGCCGCTGAGGTTTTCGATGAAGGTGGTGACGAAATGCTGGCGGGTCTGCTCGCCGTCGCTGACGATATCGATGCCGGCGTGCTGCTGTTCCTGCAGGGACAGGCGCAGCGCGTCCTGCTTGCCTTCGATCAGTTCCTCGTCCTGCAGCTTCCAGGGCGACCAGAGTTTTTCAGGCTGGGCCAGCCAGGCGGGCTTGGGCAGGCTGCCGGCGGTCGAGGTGGGCAGTAGTTTCTTCATGGGGCGATGGTTCTTGTGTCCGGTTGGCGAAGGGGAAGTCAGCGGGCGGCCCACTGTTCAAGCACGGTGCGGTACGGCTTGATGAAATGTTCTTCGGTGAAACGGCCCTGCTTGACCGCCAGCTGGCTGCGCTCTTCGCGGTCGTAGACGATGCGGGTGGACGAATAGTCCTGGTGCTTCAGGCTGGGCTGGTAGACCTTGCCGGCCACCGAATTGGCGTTGTAGATCTCCGGGCGGTAGATCTTCTGGAAGGCTTCCATGGTGCTGATGGTGCCGATCAGCTCCAGGTTGGAGTAGTCGCCCAGCAGGTCGCCCTGGAAGTAGAACGCCAGCGGGGCCACGCTGCCCGGCGGCATGAAGTAGCGCACCTGCAGGCCCATCTTCCCGAAGTACTCGTCGGTCGGGGAAAACTCGCCCTGGCGGTATTCCACGCCCAGGATGGGGTGATGGTTCTCGGTGCGGTGGTAGGTCTTGCTGCTGGACACGCTGATGCAGATGACCGGCGGCTTGTCGAAGTGCTCGCGGTAGGCGCCCGACCCCAGGAAGTGCTTGAACAGCTTGCCGTGCAGGTCGCCAAAGCCCTCGGGAATGCCGAAGGTGGCCTTGC
Encoded proteins:
- a CDS encoding methionine synthase, whose product is MKKLLPTSTAGSLPKPAWLAQPEKLWSPWKLQDEELIEGKQDALRLSLQEQQHAGIDIVSDGEQTRQHFVTTFIENLSGVDFEKRETVRIRDRYDASVPTVVGAVSRPKPVFVEDARFLRTQTKQPIKWALPGPMTMIDTLYDAHYKSREKLAWEFAKILNQEARELEAAGVDIIQFDEPAFNVFFDEVNDWGVATLERAIEGLKCETAVHICYGYGIKANTDWKQTLGSEWRQYEESFPKLQTSNIDIISLECHNSHVPIDLIELVRGKKVMVGAIDVASNTVETPEEVANTLRKALQFVDADKLYPSTNCGMAPLARSVARGKLHALSAGAAIIRAELAGQG
- a CDS encoding DUF1852 domain-containing protein, whose protein sequence is MTNHDFTFSITRIPFDEHYQPAEGTRITTNFANLARGERRQENLRNTLAMINNRCNDLAHWDNPSADRYAVELDIISVEMHIDAHSGDDAFPLIEMLRPTVVDTHTGARIEGIVGNNFSSYVRDYDFSVVLPASNEGKATFGIPEGFGDLHGKLFKHFLGSGAYREHFDKPPVICISVSSSKTYHRTENHHPILGVEYRQGEFSPTDEYFGKMGLQVRYFMPPGSVAPLAFYFQGDLLGDYSNLELIGTISTMEAFQKIYRPEIYNANSVAGKVYQPSLKHQDYSSTRIVYDREERSQLAVKQGRFTEEHFIKPYRTVLEQWAAR